The following are encoded together in the Colius striatus isolate bColStr4 chromosome 5, bColStr4.1.hap1, whole genome shotgun sequence genome:
- the MALSU1 gene encoding mitochondrial assembly of ribosomal large subunit protein 1, producing MWRAAAAEARRLLRAVPAAAGAALRTGPPPWGAGAPRGVYAAARSAEGGGAGAPGAAAERRQAADAILPKFNIDFVVALLRQENAKDICVIQLPPEKKYCDYFVVVSGFSTRHLHAMAHYMLKMYKHHKEESSPHAQIEGKETDDWLCIDFGSIVVHFMLPETRETYELEKLWTLGSYDDQLAQMTRQSLPEDFILKLSPNSSDHLETGT from the exons ATGTGGCGAGCGGCGGCCGCGGAGGCGCGGCGGCTGCTGCGGGCTGTCCCTGCCGCGGCGGGGGCCGCCCTCCGGACGGGGCCGCCTCCCTGGGGGGCCGGGGCGCCCCGCGGGGTCTACGCGGCGGCGCGGAGCGCGGAAGGCGGCGGAGCTGGAGCGCCAGGagcggcggcggagcggcgcCAGGCGGCAG ATGCCATTCTTCCAAAGTTCAACATTGACTTTGTTGTAGCTCTGCTGAGGCAAGAAAACGCTAAAGACATATGTGTCATCCAGCTgcctcctgaaaaaaaatactgtgattaTTTTGTAGTTGTGAGTGGATTTTCAACGCGACATCTCCATGCAATGGCACATTACATGCTGAAAATG TACAAGCATCACAAAGAAGAAAGTAGTCCTCATGCTCAGATTGAAGGCAAAGAGACAGATGACTGGCTGTGCATCGATTTTG GTAGCATAGTGGTGCATTTCATGCTGCCAGAGACACGGGAGACTTATGAATTGGAGAAGCTATGGACTCTTGGTTCCTATGATGACCAGTTAGCACAGATGACTCGGCAGTCACTGCCAGAAGACTTCATACTGAAACTGTCTCCTAACAGCAGTGATCATCTTGAGACAGGAACTTAA